The window AGGGGCTTACCGCTCTCCTTTGCAGGTAAAGGAGTATTTAAAGGGCGTTGGCATGGAAGAAGAGGAAGAGACGATCCTTGATGACATCCGAAGCCTTGAAAATATCGGCCTTCAAGTAAAAAGGACCGGAAATACCTACCGGATCATGGAGGAAATAACCGGCCTGGACCTGCCTGCCGCAAGCCTTGGACCGGTGCCGGTGAAATCAGAGGTATCCCTTTGCAAGGATTATTTAAGGTCTTATTTGACCCATGTGGATCATAAGTATTTAATCCTCCTGGATCTGGGATTTGACGGCACTTCGGACAGGGATTATGAGATACAGACGGCCCAGCTGCTGACGGCTGAGCTGGATTTTAAGGGGGCCAGGCTGGGTGATACCAGAAAACCGGATGTGTGCGTGTATTACGGAGAAGACGGGCTGATTATTGATAATAAGGCTTATGGAAAGGGGTATTCCCTTCCCATTAAACAGGCTGACGAGATATACCGCTACATAGAGGAAAATAAGAAACGGGACGAGAAGCTTAATCCGAATAAATGGTGGGAAATTTTTGACAAAGGTGTGGTGCGGTATCACTTTGCTTTTGTTTCCGGGGCCTTTACCGGAGGTTTTAAGGAAAGGCTTGATAACATCCGGATGCGTTCGGGAATCTGCGGGGCAGCGATCAATTCCATGAATCTGCTTCTGATGGCGGAAGAACTGAAATCCGGAAGACTGGGCTATGAGGAGTGTTTTGCACTCTTTGACTGCAATGATGAAATTACGTTTCAAAGTTCTTAGGCGCATGGAGGTTTGATGATATGGTGTTGGGAGAATACCTTCCTTTCTGGAATAAGCTGACGGAGAGTCAGAGAATGCTCTTAAAAGAAAATGCCAGGGAAGTCCGGTTTGAAAAGGGCATGCTGGTCCATGGCGGGGCTGACGGCTGCAGCGGGCTTTTGCTTGTAACGGCAGGGCAGCTGAGAGTTTTTATGATATCCGATGAGGGGCGGGAGCTGACCCTTTACCGTTTGCTTGAGAGGGATATCTGCCTTTTTTCCGGCCCCTGTATGGTAAAAAACATTCAGTTTGATGTGACGGTGGAAGCGGAGCAGGACTCTGTGGTAACCGTGGTATTGCCGGAGGTTTACAAGAAGCTGATGGAGCAGTCGGCAGTTGTCTCTAATTTTACCAATGAGCTGATGGCTTCCCGTTTCTCCGATGTCATGTGGCTGATGGATCAGGTCTTAAACAAAAAAATGGATGGCCGCCTGGCTGCCTTTCTTTTAGAAGAGGGAAGGCTTACCGGCTCCAGAGAACTTTCCATCACTCACGAGCAGATCGCCCATCACTTAGGAACAGCAAGAGAAGTGGTGACCAGACTCTTGCGGCTGTTTCAGACGGATCACCTGGTAAAAATCACCAGAGGAAGCGTAGAATTGCTTGATGAAAAGGGGCTGGAGCTGCTGGCTGCCGACAGTCTGAGGTAAGAATTGTTGTATTATTTAAAGAACATGGGAAATTCCCTTGCATTCTTTTCTTTTCACAGTTATATTATAAAAAGTTTATAAAAAATTTATACTATACAGAGGAACAGAAAAGATGAAGGATATTATCCCCCAGTTTTTTTTATCAATGAAGCATTACACAAGGGAGCAGTTTGTAAAGGATGCCGTTTCAGGGATCATCGTGGCGATCATTGCTCTGCCCCTATCCATCGCTCTTGCCCTTGCTTCCGGCGTGACACCGGAGCAGGGGCTTTATACAGCCATTGTTGCAGGCTTTGTGATCTCCCTTTTAGGCGGAAGCAAGGTGCAGATCGCAGGGCCTACGGCTGCATTTGCCTCTATTGTGGCCGGTATTGTCTTAAAGAACGGGCTTGACGGTCTGGCTGCCGCAACCATTATGGCCGGGATCATCATGGTGATTATGGGTTTTTTCCGCCTTGGAAGCCTGATCCGTTTTATCCCATATACCATTACTACAGGTTTTACTACCGGAATTGCAGTGACGATTTTTATCGGCCAGATAAAGGATTTCCTTGGACTCACCTTTGAAAAAGCGCCGGTGGAGACCATGGAAAAGCTGGAGCAGGTGATCAGCTGCCTGGGAACCTTTAATCCCATGGCACTGGCAGTGGGAATGACTGCCCTTGCCGTACTCATCATCTGGCCAAGGTATTTTAAGAAGGTGCCGCCTTCTTTGGTCGCTGTCATTCTCACTGCCGTTCTGGTAAAGGCGCTGGATATTCCGGTTCACACCATCGGTGATTTGTATACCATTTCGCCCAGTCTGCCGGCTTTCCACATTCCCAAACTGTCCCTTTCCATGATGCAGAGGGTCATGCCGGATGCAGTGACCATCGCCTTACTGGCTGCCATTGAATCCCTGCTTTCCTGCGTGGTGGCTGACGGCATGATAGGCAGCAGGCATAATTCCAATATGGAACTGATTGCCCAGGGAGTGGGAAATACCTGTTCCGCCCTGTTTGGAGGAATTCCGGCTACAGGCGCTATTGCGAGAACCGCCGCCAACGTGAAAAACGGGGGACGGACCCCAGTGGCAGGAATGATTCATGCAGTTCTTCTTTTGCTGATCCTCATATTCCTCATGCCTTATGCGGCGCTCATCCCCATGCCGGCCATTGCGGCGATCCTGTTTATGGTTGCCTATAATATGAGCGAGTGGAGAGAGTTTCTTTCCATTGTAAAGACTTCACCTAAAAGCGATTGGTCGGTGCTTTTGGTTACCTTTGTTCTGACTGTGGTATTTGACCTTGTCATGGCCATTGGCGTTGGCCTGGTATTCGCCTCCCTGCTGTTCATGAAGCGGATGGCAGATGTGGCAGAGGTAAACGGCTGGAGATATCTGGAGGATGGAGAAGAGGATTGTGACGGAGATTCTGTTGATTTAAAGCCTGTCCCAAGGCATGTGGCCGTATTTGAGATCAATGGTCCCATGTTCTTTGGAGCTGCCGACAAGATATCCAAGGTAGTTTTGGAGGATGGAAAGCGGGTGCTCATCCTGCGGATGAGAAGCGTTCCGGCTATGGATGCCACCGCTTTAAAGAGCCTAAAGAAGCTTTACCACAATTTAAAAAGAAAAAATGTCATACTGGTATTGTCCCATGTAAATGAACAGCCGATGTGGGTAATGGAAAAAGCGGGTTTCTTAGAGGATATGGGAAGAGAAAATATTGCGGGATGCATTGATGAGGCATTGATACGTGCCTCCGCTTTATAAAAATACCGGCAAGGACAACGGTTTTATTCACTTTTTAATGATCCTGTCGCATTTTTCCATGCAGAGTGCTAATCTTTCATCACGTCTTATTTTATATGGGACGGAAGTCTGAAACAGTGAGTAAATAGAGATAAAACGGACAAGTTGTTAAAAAAATATCGTAAAATTATGAAAAAAATGTTGACATCTTAAAAAGATGATATTATAATCAATACATATAAAACCTATAAAAATAATAGGGTATT of the Lacrimispora indolis DSM 755 genome contains:
- a CDS encoding Crp/Fnr family transcriptional regulator; amino-acid sequence: MVLGEYLPFWNKLTESQRMLLKENAREVRFEKGMLVHGGADGCSGLLLVTAGQLRVFMISDEGRELTLYRLLERDICLFSGPCMVKNIQFDVTVEAEQDSVVTVVLPEVYKKLMEQSAVVSNFTNELMASRFSDVMWLMDQVLNKKMDGRLAAFLLEEGRLTGSRELSITHEQIAHHLGTAREVVTRLLRLFQTDHLVKITRGSVELLDEKGLELLAADSLR
- a CDS encoding SulP family inorganic anion transporter, coding for MKDIIPQFFLSMKHYTREQFVKDAVSGIIVAIIALPLSIALALASGVTPEQGLYTAIVAGFVISLLGGSKVQIAGPTAAFASIVAGIVLKNGLDGLAAATIMAGIIMVIMGFFRLGSLIRFIPYTITTGFTTGIAVTIFIGQIKDFLGLTFEKAPVETMEKLEQVISCLGTFNPMALAVGMTALAVLIIWPRYFKKVPPSLVAVILTAVLVKALDIPVHTIGDLYTISPSLPAFHIPKLSLSMMQRVMPDAVTIALLAAIESLLSCVVADGMIGSRHNSNMELIAQGVGNTCSALFGGIPATGAIARTAANVKNGGRTPVAGMIHAVLLLLILIFLMPYAALIPMPAIAAILFMVAYNMSEWREFLSIVKTSPKSDWSVLLVTFVLTVVFDLVMAIGVGLVFASLLFMKRMADVAEVNGWRYLEDGEEDCDGDSVDLKPVPRHVAVFEINGPMFFGAADKISKVVLEDGKRVLILRMRSVPAMDATALKSLKKLYHNLKRKNVILVLSHVNEQPMWVMEKAGFLEDMGRENIAGCIDEALIRASAL